One part of the Candidatus Zixiibacteriota bacterium genome encodes these proteins:
- a CDS encoding iron-sulfur cluster assembly scaffold protein: MDHENFGYNATVIDHFQNPRNAGDMDNPSCIGVARNSDCGDMLKLTLRIDGDRITEVKFKTFGCGAAIASSSMLTLLLKDKSVADAARITDSDVAAALGGLPEHKIHCSVLAQEATAAALADWKRRHQIQHS, from the coding sequence ATGGATCATGAAAACTTCGGCTACAACGCCACGGTCATCGACCATTTCCAGAACCCTCGCAACGCCGGGGACATGGACAACCCGTCGTGCATCGGTGTGGCGCGCAATTCCGACTGCGGCGACATGCTCAAGCTGACGTTGCGCATCGACGGCGACCGCATCACCGAGGTGAAGTTCAAGACCTTCGGCTGCGGCGCCGCGATCGCCTCGTCCTCGATGCTGACACTGTTGTTGAAGGACAAGTCAGTTGCCGACGCGGCACGGATTACCGACAGCGACGTCGCCGCGGCATTGGGCGGTCTGCCGGAGCACAAGATTCATTGCTCGGTGCTCGCGCAGGAGGCGACGGCGGCCGCATTGGCCGACTGGAAGAGACGCCATCAAATCCAACACTCGTAA
- the nadA gene encoding quinolinate synthase NadA, with amino-acid sequence MGTLVKHAEEQHPSVSACAVTARPEDDVLRARIRGQIDRWDKRLVILAHHYQRKEVVPFGNFVGDSYYLSKVASQQQRAEHIVFCGVHFMAESARILCRPEQRVYLPNLRAGCPMADMADEIQVDDSWDWLGEHFDQKTIIPISYMNSAASLKAFCGANGGLICTSSNAEAAFRWAFARGEKVFFFPDEHLGTNTANRLCIPREQRVMFDPLHPPTDPEPFRRAKVILWKGFCHVHVNFTPDHVRQVRQHYPGVKVVVHPECTEAVVDLADAVGSTAFITKYVEAQPAGSIIAIGTEINLTSRLADEHPDKTIFELSGQNCPLCVNMFRTSLEDLANCLDELGSDSHSKEITVKPEIARDARLALDRMLELKQ; translated from the coding sequence ATGGGCACGTTGGTCAAACACGCAGAGGAGCAGCACCCATCGGTGTCGGCGTGTGCCGTCACCGCGCGTCCGGAGGATGACGTCCTGAGGGCGCGCATCCGCGGCCAGATCGACCGTTGGGACAAACGGCTGGTGATCCTGGCGCATCATTACCAACGCAAGGAAGTGGTGCCGTTCGGCAACTTTGTCGGAGACTCCTACTATCTCTCCAAAGTCGCGTCGCAACAGCAGCGGGCCGAACACATCGTCTTCTGCGGCGTGCACTTTATGGCCGAATCGGCGCGCATCCTCTGCCGTCCCGAGCAACGCGTCTACCTGCCGAACCTGCGCGCCGGCTGTCCCATGGCCGACATGGCCGATGAGATTCAGGTCGATGATTCCTGGGATTGGCTCGGCGAGCACTTCGACCAGAAGACGATCATCCCGATTTCCTACATGAACTCGGCGGCATCATTGAAGGCGTTCTGCGGCGCCAATGGCGGATTGATCTGCACCTCGTCGAATGCCGAGGCGGCGTTTCGCTGGGCATTCGCCCGCGGCGAGAAAGTCTTCTTCTTCCCCGATGAACATCTCGGCACCAACACGGCGAATCGTTTGTGTATCCCGCGCGAACAGCGCGTGATGTTCGATCCGCTGCACCCACCGACCGATCCGGAGCCGTTTCGTCGCGCAAAAGTCATCCTGTGGAAGGGATTCTGCCACGTGCATGTCAACTTCACGCCCGATCATGTGCGGCAGGTCCGACAGCACTACCCCGGCGTCAAAGTGGTCGTACACCCCGAATGCACCGAAGCTGTCGTCGATCTGGCCGATGCCGTGGGATCGACCGCGTTCATCACAAAGTACGTTGAAGCTCAGCCCGCCGGATCGATCATCGCCATCGGCACCGAGATCAACTTGACCTCGCGTCTGGCCGACGAGCATCCCGACAAGACGATCTTTGAGTTATCGGGACAGAACTGCCCATTGTGCGTCAACATGTTCCGTACTTCACTCGAAGACCTTGCGAACTGCCTCGATGAACTCGGCAGCGATTCCCACTCCAAAGAAATCACGGTCAAGCCCGAGATTGCCCGCGACGCGCGGTTGGCGCTGGATCGGATGCTGGAGTTGAAGCAGTAG
- a CDS encoding NADH-quinone oxidoreductase subunit J, producing MDTITLVFFALALLIITSALFVVTSKNIFHSAIFLIMALFGAAGMFVMLEAPFLAAAQVLIYVGAIAILMIFAVMLTARIADESIIHTNEQVPAGLAIALGLLAVILYGLWNTPLTIHGGTPPSGGGHKLGELFLTTFVLPFEVVSVLLLAALVGALIIARRDPGATPRPNDQSAEQTGA from the coding sequence ATGGATACGATCACACTGGTCTTCTTCGCGCTGGCGCTGTTGATCATCACGAGCGCGCTGTTTGTGGTGACGTCGAAGAACATCTTCCACTCGGCGATCTTTCTGATTATGGCGCTCTTCGGCGCGGCGGGTATGTTCGTCATGCTGGAAGCGCCGTTTTTGGCGGCCGCGCAGGTGCTGATCTATGTCGGCGCCATTGCGATCCTGATGATCTTCGCGGTGATGCTGACTGCGCGCATCGCCGACGAATCGATCATTCACACCAATGAACAGGTGCCCGCCGGACTGGCGATTGCGCTGGGACTGCTGGCGGTCATCCTCTATGGACTGTGGAACACGCCGTTGACGATCCACGGCGGCACACCGCCGTCCGGCGGCGGTCACAAGTTGGGCGAGTTGTTCCTGACAACCTTCGTGCTGCCCTTTGAAGTCGTATCGGTGTTGCTGCTGGCGGCGCTGGTCGGCGCGTTGATCATCGCGCGGCGCGATCCCGGCGCGACACCGCGTCCGAACGATCAATCAGCGGAGCAGACCGGCGCATAG
- the nuoL gene encoding NADH-quinone oxidoreductase subunit L — MLSHAWIIPLLPLLAMVLIMFVTHRNRTISSALSIAAVGIGFVYSWIIAVDIWTFPAVHRFSIEWLNLGPSMNIPLGIQIDGLTAMMLIVVTTVSLMVQIYSLGYMHGDPRFSRFYAFLSLFTMAMTTLVLADNFFLMFVSWELVGLASYLLIGYYFEKQSAADAGKKAFITTRLGDLGFIVGLLMLYTACGTLAFDGVFGAVESGTLGGGYLAAAAVFLFMGAIGKSAQVPLHVWLPDAMEGPTPVSALIHAATMVVAGVYLVARSMTIFMAAESAAMLVAWIGIITSVMAAGIGLVQNDIKRVLAYSTVSQLGYMIMALGLGGFTAGTFHLMTHAFFKALLFLAAGSVIHAVHTNDIREMGGLFPKMKTTATTFFIAAFAIAGIFPLSGFWSKDEIVAATLGHPIFTALTLLVAFMTAFYMFRLCFLVFTGKPRDQHKFDHAHESPRSMTMPLVFLAVLSVISGWIGLPWLTHGFSSVVYHGHPHHAEFHLNLALIATTAGLAGIGLAYLMYYRRSLSPERIGAALPGVYRTLLNKYYVDEAYDVLFIRPYYAMCRGWFWFDQNIVDGLVNGTGAFALGWGRFQRWFDETFVDGAVNGIGRVTRGFGLVVRHVQTGQMQNYAFIIFAALVVMWLLR; from the coding sequence ATGCTCTCCCACGCCTGGATCATACCGCTTCTGCCGCTTTTGGCGATGGTGCTGATCATGTTCGTGACGCACCGAAACCGCACGATCTCCTCGGCGCTGTCGATCGCCGCGGTCGGCATCGGCTTTGTCTATTCGTGGATCATCGCCGTCGACATCTGGACATTCCCGGCGGTCCACCGCTTCAGTATCGAATGGCTCAATCTCGGGCCGTCGATGAACATCCCCCTGGGGATTCAGATCGATGGGCTGACGGCGATGATGCTGATCGTGGTGACGACCGTCTCGCTGATGGTCCAGATTTATTCGCTGGGTTACATGCACGGCGATCCGCGTTTCTCGCGATTCTACGCGTTCCTGTCGCTGTTTACGATGGCGATGACCACACTGGTACTGGCCGACAATTTTTTTCTGATGTTCGTCAGTTGGGAACTGGTCGGTCTGGCCTCATATCTGCTCATCGGCTATTACTTCGAAAAACAGTCCGCCGCCGACGCCGGAAAGAAGGCGTTCATCACGACCCGTCTGGGCGATCTGGGATTCATAGTCGGCCTGTTGATGCTGTACACCGCGTGCGGCACGCTGGCGTTCGACGGCGTCTTCGGAGCGGTGGAATCGGGCACACTCGGCGGTGGGTACCTGGCCGCGGCCGCGGTGTTTCTGTTCATGGGCGCAATCGGCAAGTCGGCCCAGGTGCCGTTGCATGTTTGGCTTCCGGATGCGATGGAGGGCCCGACCCCGGTCTCGGCGCTGATCCATGCCGCGACGATGGTGGTCGCCGGTGTTTATCTGGTCGCGCGTTCGATGACCATTTTCATGGCGGCCGAATCGGCGGCGATGCTGGTCGCCTGGATCGGCATCATCACCTCGGTCATGGCCGCCGGCATCGGTCTGGTGCAAAACGACATCAAGCGCGTGCTCGCCTATTCGACCGTGTCGCAACTCGGTTACATGATCATGGCGCTGGGATTGGGCGGCTTTACGGCGGGGACATTCCACCTGATGACGCACGCCTTCTTCAAGGCGCTGCTGTTTCTCGCCGCCGGTTCGGTCATCCACGCGGTGCACACCAATGACATTCGCGAGATGGGCGGACTCTTCCCCAAAATGAAAACGACGGCGACTACGTTTTTTATCGCCGCGTTTGCGATCGCGGGCATCTTCCCGCTCTCGGGTTTCTGGTCAAAGGATGAAATCGTCGCCGCAACGCTGGGCCATCCGATCTTCACCGCCCTGACGCTGTTGGTGGCATTCATGACCGCCTTTTACATGTTCCGTCTCTGCTTCCTTGTGTTTACCGGCAAGCCGCGCGACCAGCACAAGTTCGATCACGCGCACGAATCTCCCCGGTCGATGACGATGCCGCTGGTCTTCCTCGCGGTGCTATCGGTCATCTCGGGATGGATCGGACTGCCGTGGCTCACGCACGGTTTCTCATCGGTCGTCTATCACGGGCATCCGCACCACGCCGAGTTTCATCTGAACCTGGCGCTGATCGCCACCACGGCGGGGTTGGCCGGAATCGGACTGGCGTACCTGATGTATTACAGGCGTTCGCTCTCGCCGGAACGCATCGGCGCGGCGCTGCCGGGCGTGTATCGGACTCTGTTGAACAAATACTACGTCGATGAGGCATACGACGTCCTGTTCATCCGCCCCTACTACGCGATGTGCCGCGGATGGTTTTGGTTCGATCAGAACATCGTCGATGGTCTGGTCAATGGCACGGGAGCGTTCGCGCTGGGCTGGGGCCGTTTCCAACGGTGGTTCGACGAGACGTTTGTCGACGGCGCGGTTAACGGCATCGGACGCGTCACGCGCGGCTTCGGACTGGTGGTGCGTCATGTGCAGACCGGTCAGATGCAAAACTATGCCTTCATCATTTTTGCGGCGCTCGTGGTGATGTGGCTGCTGCGGTGA
- the nuoH gene encoding NADH-quinone oxidoreductase subunit NuoH, giving the protein MLELDKLIGFVGAQIAALVTALGLGPDWVTLVQLVVAALTLIGFASVMVLGLVYAERKVSAHIQMRVGPMRVGWHGILQTLADAVKLLQKEDITPSNVDRAIYFWAPIVTFVAAFAVYAVIPFGRGLVVTDLNIGILYILAITTFGVIGLLMAGWSSNNKYSLLGGFRSAAQVVSYEVPMALAVIGVVMLTQTLSMVQIVGQQEKFYQWYVWRQPIGFLIYFVAATAEVNRTPFDLPEADSELVAGFVTEYSGMKFAMFFLAEFLNMFTVAAIGTTLFFGGWNGPVLPSWMWFLIKTLAGVFVLMWMRWTYPRLRVDQLMGFAWKFLLPLAILNILITGLFVVLF; this is encoded by the coding sequence ATGCTGGAACTCGACAAGTTGATCGGATTCGTCGGCGCGCAGATCGCTGCACTGGTGACAGCGCTCGGACTGGGACCGGATTGGGTGACGCTCGTGCAGTTGGTGGTCGCGGCGCTGACCCTGATCGGCTTCGCCTCAGTGATGGTGTTGGGGCTGGTGTACGCGGAACGCAAAGTCTCCGCGCACATCCAGATGCGCGTGGGGCCGATGCGCGTTGGCTGGCACGGGATCCTGCAGACATTGGCCGATGCCGTCAAGTTGCTCCAGAAAGAAGACATCACACCGTCGAATGTCGACCGCGCCATTTATTTTTGGGCGCCGATTGTGACGTTTGTAGCCGCCTTTGCGGTCTACGCGGTCATCCCCTTCGGCCGGGGACTGGTCGTCACCGATTTGAACATCGGCATACTCTATATCCTGGCGATCACAACATTCGGCGTCATCGGATTGCTGATGGCGGGATGGTCGTCGAACAACAAGTATTCACTGTTGGGCGGGTTCCGCTCGGCCGCGCAGGTGGTCTCCTACGAAGTGCCGATGGCGCTGGCGGTGATCGGCGTAGTGATGCTGACCCAGACGCTCTCGATGGTGCAGATCGTCGGGCAACAGGAGAAATTCTATCAGTGGTATGTGTGGCGTCAGCCGATCGGCTTTCTCATTTACTTTGTCGCCGCCACCGCCGAAGTCAATCGGACGCCGTTCGATCTGCCCGAGGCCGATTCGGAGTTGGTCGCCGGATTTGTCACCGAGTATTCCGGGATGAAGTTCGCGATGTTCTTCCTCGCGGAGTTTCTCAACATGTTCACGGTCGCGGCGATCGGCACGACGCTGTTCTTCGGCGGCTGGAACGGCCCCGTGTTGCCGTCGTGGATGTGGTTTCTGATCAAAACCCTCGCCGGGGTGTTCGTTTTGATGTGGATGCGCTGGACTTATCCGCGTCTGCGGGTCGACCAACTCATGGGATTCGCCTGGAAGTTTTTGCTGCCGCTGGCGATCCTCAACATTCTGATCACCGGGCTGTTCGTCGTGCTCTTTTAA
- a CDS encoding NADH-quinone oxidoreductase subunit M gives MSGILSWMIFLPIAGSVAVLLLPKDNHKAIRWTSVLFTAIPLLLSLMLLSAYDSTTAAFQFQEQAAWIPALNVNYHLGVDGLAVPMLFLTALLSFLSIFISFNIDKRVKEYFAFFMLLEAGMMGVFCALDFFLFYVFWEVMLVPMYFLIGIWGGPRKEYAAIKFFLYTLFGSVFMLVAILALYFTSMPHSLSILEHIQRAPQLGHGFQLFAFVFFFIAFAIKIPTLPFHTWLPDAHVEAPTAVSVILAGVLLKMGTYALLRISFPMFPHATRYFAFPMAVLGVAGIIYGAFVCMAQKDLKKLVAYSSVSHMGYCLLGMAAVGSVAGISGCMFQMVSHGLITGALFMLVGVIYDRTHNREIDAYGGMWLKVPVYTGVMILFVLGSLGLPGLSGFVSEFMVFLGAFPYFRTTVAIGVIGVLLTAVYFLRMIQKMFLGPIAGHSEQLTEINGRELFAVIPLGVLMIAIGVYPSLLSDYIKATIENLVRLIGA, from the coding sequence ATGTCCGGCATTCTATCGTGGATGATCTTCCTTCCCATCGCGGGCAGCGTCGCTGTCCTGCTGCTGCCGAAGGACAACCACAAGGCAATCCGGTGGACATCGGTCCTGTTCACTGCGATTCCGCTGCTGCTGTCGCTGATGCTGCTGTCGGCCTACGACAGCACGACCGCCGCCTTTCAGTTTCAGGAACAGGCGGCGTGGATCCCGGCGCTGAATGTCAACTATCACCTCGGAGTCGACGGGCTGGCGGTGCCGATGCTGTTTCTGACGGCGCTGCTGTCGTTTCTGTCGATCTTCATCTCGTTTAACATCGACAAACGCGTCAAAGAGTACTTCGCCTTCTTCATGCTGTTGGAGGCCGGTATGATGGGCGTCTTCTGCGCGCTCGATTTCTTCCTGTTCTATGTGTTCTGGGAAGTGATGCTGGTGCCGATGTATTTCCTGATCGGCATCTGGGGCGGACCGCGCAAAGAATACGCCGCCATCAAGTTTTTCCTCTACACGCTCTTCGGTTCGGTCTTCATGCTGGTGGCGATCCTGGCTTTGTATTTCACCTCGATGCCGCATTCGCTGTCGATCCTCGAACACATTCAGCGCGCGCCGCAGTTGGGACATGGATTCCAATTGTTTGCCTTCGTCTTTTTCTTCATCGCCTTTGCGATCAAGATCCCGACGCTGCCGTTTCATACCTGGCTCCCCGATGCGCATGTCGAGGCGCCGACCGCGGTCTCAGTCATTCTGGCCGGTGTGCTGCTGAAGATGGGAACGTACGCGCTGTTGCGCATCTCGTTTCCGATGTTCCCCCATGCGACCAGGTACTTCGCCTTCCCCATGGCCGTGCTCGGTGTCGCCGGCATCATCTATGGCGCCTTCGTCTGCATGGCGCAGAAGGATCTGAAGAAACTGGTCGCGTACTCATCGGTCTCGCACATGGGATACTGCCTGCTGGGCATGGCCGCGGTCGGCTCGGTCGCCGGGATTTCCGGGTGCATGTTCCAGATGGTCTCGCACGGACTGATCACCGGGGCGCTGTTTATGCTGGTCGGCGTGATCTACGACCGCACACACAACCGTGAGATCGACGCTTACGGCGGCATGTGGCTGAAGGTGCCCGTGTACACCGGCGTGATGATTCTCTTCGTGCTCGGATCGCTCGGACTGCCGGGACTGTCGGGGTTTGTCAGTGAGTTCATGGTATTCCTGGGCGCGTTCCCGTATTTCAGGACAACGGTCGCCATCGGCGTGATCGGCGTGCTGTTGACGGCGGTGTACTTCCTGCGCATGATCCAGAAGATGTTTTTGGGACCGATCGCCGGGCACAGCGAACAGTTGACCGAAATCAACGGACGCGAGCTCTTTGCGGTGATTCCGTTAGGCGTGTTGATGATCGCCATCGGCGTTTACCCGTCGCTGCTGAGCGATTACATCAAGGCCACGATCGAAAACCTGGTGCGGCTGATCGGGGCCTGA
- the nuoK gene encoding NADH-quinone oxidoreductase subunit NuoK: MHVEIGLSHYLALSAIVFCIGVFGMLTRRNGIGVLMSIELMFNAVNITLVAFARYVTPVEITGQVIAAFTIAVAAAEATVALAIVLLIYQHHRGIDVDRINIMKW; this comes from the coding sequence ATGCATGTCGAAATCGGACTGAGTCACTACCTCGCGCTCTCGGCGATCGTCTTTTGCATCGGCGTGTTTGGAATGCTGACGCGCCGCAACGGAATCGGTGTGCTCATGTCGATTGAATTGATGTTCAATGCGGTCAATATCACGCTGGTCGCGTTCGCGCGGTATGTCACACCGGTGGAAATCACCGGGCAGGTGATCGCGGCGTTTACCATCGCGGTCGCCGCCGCCGAAGCGACCGTCGCGCTGGCGATCGTGCTGCTGATCTACCAGCACCATCGCGGAATCGATGTGGACCGGATCAACATCATGAAGTGGTAG
- a CDS encoding NADH-quinone oxidoreductase subunit N, which translates to MSFDIAAFYADWDIILPESFLLLWGMAIIFAAVLKKGGDNNSGAFAVWTIIGVLITAAWVAYTGDGAAFGGSLVFDRLAVVFKEVVLLALVLTVVSSIDTVGRFPAHRGEYYGMLLFSAVGMMLMVSATELLLLYLAIELSSISLMVLAAYRKTSRRSAEAGLKYVILGGISSAILLYGVALLYGLTGTTELAAIKTSLEDIYTQNAGFPPGVFLALIFLLAGFGFKLALAPFHMWAPDVYEGAPTPITAFISVASKAAAVAAFIRVFFVGLEYSQSLWLHAIAVMAALAMIIGNVTAIVQSNIKRMLAYSSVAQIGYILVGAVALDSWGTASMAFYSLAYLFANMGAFMCVIAFSDQTGSDDINDYTSLARRSPVLAALFALFLLSLTGIPPTAGFMAKYYVFLAAIRAGYMWLVIIGLLTSVIALYYYAGIIRKMYFPLEQPEGGLNMSGSLRLALTIAAVGTVLFGVYPGPFVDWVKNAADLLMAAR; encoded by the coding sequence ATGAGCTTCGACATCGCCGCCTTCTACGCCGACTGGGACATCATCCTCCCGGAGTCGTTCCTGTTGCTATGGGGCATGGCGATCATTTTTGCCGCCGTCTTGAAGAAGGGCGGCGACAACAATTCCGGCGCGTTCGCGGTCTGGACGATCATCGGCGTGCTGATCACCGCCGCCTGGGTGGCGTACACCGGCGACGGCGCCGCGTTCGGCGGCTCGCTGGTCTTCGACCGGCTCGCTGTGGTGTTCAAGGAAGTCGTGCTGCTGGCGTTGGTGTTGACCGTGGTGTCGTCGATCGACACGGTCGGACGCTTCCCCGCGCACCGCGGCGAATACTACGGCATGCTGCTGTTCTCGGCGGTCGGGATGATGTTGATGGTCTCGGCGACCGAACTCCTGCTGTTGTATCTCGCCATCGAGCTGTCGAGCATTTCGCTGATGGTCCTGGCGGCGTATCGCAAGACCAGCAGGCGCTCGGCCGAGGCGGGCCTGAAATATGTCATCTTAGGCGGCATTTCATCGGCGATTCTCTTATACGGTGTTGCTCTCCTCTATGGACTGACCGGCACGACCGAACTGGCCGCGATCAAGACATCGCTGGAGGACATCTACACACAGAATGCCGGCTTCCCCCCCGGCGTCTTTCTGGCGCTGATCTTTCTGTTGGCCGGATTCGGATTCAAACTGGCGCTGGCGCCGTTTCACATGTGGGCGCCCGATGTGTACGAGGGCGCGCCGACTCCGATCACGGCGTTTATCTCGGTGGCATCCAAAGCCGCGGCGGTGGCCGCGTTCATTCGCGTGTTCTTCGTTGGATTGGAGTACTCGCAGTCGCTCTGGCTGCATGCGATTGCGGTGATGGCGGCGCTGGCAATGATCATCGGCAATGTCACCGCCATCGTGCAAAGCAACATCAAACGCATGCTGGCGTACTCGTCGGTCGCGCAGATCGGATACATCCTGGTCGGAGCGGTCGCGCTCGACAGTTGGGGGACCGCGTCGATGGCGTTTTACTCGCTGGCGTATCTGTTCGCCAACATGGGCGCGTTCATGTGCGTGATCGCCTTCTCCGACCAAACCGGCTCCGATGACATCAACGATTACACGTCGCTGGCGCGGCGTTCGCCGGTGCTGGCGGCGCTCTTCGCCTTGTTCCTGCTGTCGTTGACCGGGATTCCGCCGACCGCAGGATTCATGGCAAAGTATTATGTCTTTTTGGCCGCGATCCGCGCCGGATACATGTGGCTGGTGATCATCGGGCTTCTGACTTCGGTGATCGCGCTGTACTACTACGCCGGCATCATCCGCAAAATGTATTTCCCGCTTGAGCAGCCCGAAGGCGGACTGAATATGTCCGGGTCGCTGCGTCTCGCCTTAACAATCGCCGCCGTCGGCACAGTACTTTTCGGCGTCTACCCCGGCCCCTTTGTCGACTGGGTCAAGAACGCCGCCGATCTGCTGATGGCCGCGCGGTAA